The following coding sequences lie in one Apium graveolens cultivar Ventura chromosome 1, ASM990537v1, whole genome shotgun sequence genomic window:
- the LOC141674687 gene encoding putative peroxygenase 4 produces MASTHVTGKVPANDNQNEGMSRNDQNILQKHVAFFDQNNDGIVYPWETFKGFRDIGCGVLLSSAAAVFINTGLSGKTRPGKCPSLFFPIEIKNIQKAKHGSDSGVYDSHGRFMESRFEELFRKHARTNPGYLTSDELMGMLKENRDPKDYLGWVASYSEWKILYVLCKDNNGVLTKDTVRAVYDGSLFEQMAKDKAAASSGKRT; encoded by the exons ATGGCTTCTACTCATGTTACTGGTAAAGTTCCTGCAAACGACAATCAGAACGAAG GAATGAGTAGGAATGATCAAAACATTCTCCAGAAGCATGTCGCTTTCTTTGATCAAAATAATGATGGAATCGTCTACCCCTGGGAGACGTTTAAAG GTTTTCGGGATATTGGATGTGGCGTTCTCTTGTCCTCAGCTGCTGCTGTTTTCATCAACACCGGCCTCAGTGGCAAAACCCGTCCT GGAAAATGTCCTTCTCTGTTCTTTCCAATTGAGATAAAGAACATTCAAAAAGCAAAGCATGGAAGTGATTCTGGTGTCTATGACTCACATGGAAG GTTTATGGAATCGCGGTTCGAGGAGCTATTCAGGAAGCATGCACGCACAAATCCAGGTTACCTGACATCAGATGAACTGATGGGGATGCTTAAAGAAAACAGAGACCCCAAAGACTATCTTGGATG GGTGGCGAGTTACTCAGAGTGGAAGATACTGTATGTGCTATGCAAGGATAACAATGGTGTTTTAACAAAAGATACTGTTAGAGCTGTTTATGATGGAAGCTTGTTTGAGCAAATGGCCAAGGACAAAGCTGCAGCTTCTTCTGGAAAAAGAACCTGA
- the LOC141674692 gene encoding ubiquitin-conjugating enzyme E2 variant 1A-like, with protein MGPEESTVVVPRSFRLLEELERGEKGIGDGTVSYGMDDADDIYMQSWTGTIIGPPNTVHEGRIYQLKFFCGLEYPDKPPLVRFDTQINMSVVNYETGEVEPQLFPMLADWQREYTMEDILMELKREMMSSCNRRLAQPPEGNDEEGRIDPKGVMKCCIM; from the exons ATGGGTCCAGAAGAATCAACTGTTGTCG TGCCTCGGAGCTTTAGGTTACTGGAAGAACTAGAGAGAGGAGAAAAGGGAATCGGGGATGGAACTGTCAGCTATGGAATGGACGATGCTGATGACATATACATGCAGTCATGGACCGGGACCATAATTGGTCCTCCTAAC ACTGTTCATGAGGGGCGAATCTACCAGTTGAAGTTTTTCTGTGGCCTGGAATATCCTGATAAGCCGCCACTTGTAAGGTTTGACACTCAAATAAACATGAGTGTTGTTAACTACGAAACTGGTGAG GTTGAACCTCAATTGTTTCCCATGCTTGCTGATTGGCAAAGGGAGTACACAATGGAAGACATTCTAATGGAGCTGAAGAGAGAAATGATGTCTTCATGCAATCGGAGACTTGCTCAACCTCCAGAAG GCAATGACGAGGAGGGAAGGATTGACCCCAAAGGGGTAATGAAGTGTTGTATCATGTAA
- the LOC141674699 gene encoding uncharacterized protein LOC141674699 has translation MSILTTSTPTKTLFMATQNLYFLTQLTKPSLPHFRHLSCTASATSQRLETNPPDLISWVKKQGGFVHPSVRIAQNGQFGLGLVASDDIAGGSFLIGLPDHVPLRFGLGDGGDGGTGDSVLVNVARKVPEELWAMRLGLKLLQERAKVGSFWWPYISNLPETYTVPIFFPGEDIKNLQYAPLLYQVNKRCRFLLDFEKELERVLGNLESNDHPFGSQDIDASSLGWAMSAVSSRAFRLYGKKLQDGTHSNAPMMLPLIDMCNHSFNPNAEIVQEQDDMNAKMLVKVVAGTDIKQDDPLVLNYGCLNNDLFLLDYGFVIPSNPYDCIELRYDGALLDAASMAAGVSSPNFSTPAPWQQEILLKLDLDGESPVLKVSLGGPELVEGRLLAALRVLLEKDVEKVQIHDLDMLKSLSVEAPLGIPNEVAVLRTCIALCVIALEHFPTKLMEDESLLKNNISGTAELAIQFRIQKKSLIIDVMRDLTRRVKLLSSQESVVS, from the exons ATGTCCATCTTAACAACCTCAACTCCAACCAAAACACTTTTCATGGCAACTCAAAACCTCTACTTTCTTACACAATTAACAAAACCCTCATTACCCCACTTCAGACATCTTTCTTGTACTGCTTCTGCAACATCCCAACGTTTGGAAACAAACCCACCTGACCTAATCAGTTGGGTCAAGAAACAAGGGGGGTTTGTGCACCCTTCTGTTAGAATAGCTCAGAATGGTCAGTTTGGTCTTGGCTTAGTTGCTAGTGATGATATTGCTGGTGGGTCTTTTCTTATTGGCCTTCCTGATCATGTTCCGTTGCGGTTCGGGTTAGGTGATGGCGGTGATGGTGGTACTGGGGACTCTGTTTTGGTTAATGTGGCTCGAAAAGTACCCG AGGAGTTGTGGGCGATGCGGCTGGGATTAAAGCTTCTCCAAGAAAGGGCAAAAGTTGGTTCGTTCTGGTGGCCATACATCAGCAATCTCCCAGAAACATATACTGTACCAATTTTTTTTCCGGGGGAAGATATCAAGAATCTGCAGTATGCTCCTCTTCTTTATCAG GTGAACAAGAGATGTCGATTTCTACTTGATTTTGAGAAAGAGCTAGAACGTGTACTTGGAAATCTGGAATCAAATGATCATCCTTTTGGAAGTCAGGACATTGATGCATCTTCCCTTGGATGGGCCATGTCAGCGGTTTCATCTAGAGCATTTCGCTTGTATGGGAAAAAGCTTCAAGATGGGACCCACAGTAATGCCCCAATGATGCTTCCCCTCATTGATATGTGCAACCACAGCTTTAATCCGAATGCCGAAATAGTTCAGGAACAAGACGACATGAATGCCAAGATGCTAGTAAAG GTGGTCGCTGGAACCGATATTAAACAAGATGATCCCTTGGTACTTAATTATGGTTGTCTGAACAATGATCTTTTTCTTCTAGATTATGGGTTCGTGATACCCTCAAATCCCTATGATTGTATAGAACTTAGATATGACGGAGCTCTCCTGGATGCTGCAAGTATGGCTGCTGGAGTTTCATCCCCCAATTTTTCTACACCAGCTCCTTGGCAACAAGAGATATTATTGAAGCTTGATCTAGATGGAGAAAGTCCTGTTCTTAAG GTAAGCTTGGGAGGCCCAGAACTAGTGGAGGGTCGATTGTTGGCTGCCCTTAGAGTTCTACTTGAAAAGGATGTGGAAAAAGTACAAATTCATGATCTGGATATGCTCAAGTCATTGTCAGTTGAGGCGCCTCTGGGAATACCAAATGAAGTTGCTGTTCTTCGCACTTGTATTGCACTGTGTGTAATTGCACTGGAACACTTCCCGACAAAGTTGATGGAGGATGAATCATTATTAAAGAACAACATTTCTGGTACAGCTGAGTTGGCTATTCAGTTTAGAATTCAAAAGAAGTCCTTAATTATAGATGTAATGAGAGATCTCACAAGGAGGGTGAAGTTACTCTCTTCTCAGGAGTCCGTTGTCTCTTAA